The Limibacillus sp. sequence GGGCCACGTCCCAGGCGTCGCCCATCTTGCCGGTCGGGCACTGGGCGTCGCGCACGGCGATCATCTTCTCGATATCGCCCTCGCCGTAGATGCCCTTCAGCGGCTCGACGATCATCGGCGTGTTCATCAGGCCCGGCAGCACGCAGTTGGCGCGGATACCCCTGGCCGCGTACTCCAGCGCGATGCCCCGCGTGAAGGGCAGGATGGCGCCCTTGGTGGTGTAGTAGGTGATGTAGTCGACGCCGGTGTAGCGGATCGCCGCGACCGAGGAGATGTTGACGATGGCGCCCTTGCCTTGCGCCTCCATGACCGGCAGCACCGCCTTGCAGGTCAGGAAGAAGGACTTGAGGTTCACGTCCATGACCCGGTCCCAGGCCTCCACCGGCAGCTCGGCGATGGGCCGCGTCTCCAGGATGCCGACATTGTTGTGCAGCACGTCGATGCGCCCGTAGCGGTCCCGGCACTCGGCCACCAGGGCCTCCACCGCCTTGGGGTCGGAGACGTCGGCGGCGTGGGCCTGGGCCTCGCCGCCCTCCTCCCGGATGAC is a genomic window containing:
- a CDS encoding SDR family NAD(P)-dependent oxidoreductase; this translates as MGERMKDRVCLVIGAGSSGPGWGNGKAAAALYAREGGKVFCVDLKPEAAEETVSVIREEGGEAQAHAADVSDPKAVEALVAECRDRYGRIDVLHNNVGILETRPIAELPVEAWDRVMDVNLKSFFLTCKAVLPVMEAQGKGAIVNISSVAAIRYTGVDYITYYTTKGAILPFTRGIALEYAARGIRANCVLPGLMNTPMIVEPLKGIYGEGDIEKMIAVRDAQCPTGKMGDAWDVAHAALFLASDEAKYVTGTELVVDGGLSAKFA